DNA from Pleomorphomonas sp. T1.2MG-36:
TCTCCATGATGTCGTCGGCGATGAAGGGAACCGAAGGGCGGGCTGCTGCAAACTCCTCATATCCTGCCAATCGTAGCGCTAAATACAGCTGAAACTGGGTGCCCTTTGACAATTCGGTCGCAATCTTCGAGCCACCCTTGCGCGATAATCCAATCAGGACTTCGCGGTCCTTGTCAGGACGAGTAGCAAGACCGGTATACTCGTCGCGGGTGATGAGCCGGAAGGCTTCAGATGCTCGATCCATCATCGCGCTGCGGTGTTTGTCCCTGTAGGTGCGAATGCCGTATTCGGCGACAAGGCTGCCCGCCTTGAGGCAAAGATAGCGCATTGCGAGGTCCTCGATTTCCAAAAGCAGTGTGCGCCGGTTCGCCTCAAGGCGGGCAGCCGCATCATCGCCGCCGATGGCGGTCAGTCGGTCAGTTGCACGCGCCTTATCAGCGAATAGGTTCTTTGCTCGTCCGTCCAGGTCTTCATTACGCGTTACAAGTTCCGCCTGCTCCCGCTGCAGCTCAGCCAAATCGGCATCAGCAAGGCTGTCCATGGCGACCTCCAGTGATGATGTCTGCATGTCACCGACGATCTGCCGCTCAAGCTTGCTCTGCTGCTCGACCAGTTCATCTCTTTTCCGGCTGCATTCGAGGGCTTGCCGCACATCCGCAAGGGTCTCGACCTGGAAGAAGTCGGTCAATTCCTTCTTGCGGGTGGCATGGACCGCGATCTCGCCGTCTACCCGCTCGCGTTCGATCGCAAGATCGGCAAGGACTCGGTCCCGTTCCTGCCGCTTCGCGTCGACTTGTCTGGCTTCCTCAAGCCGCCGTATCAGGGCCTTGGCAGCGTCAAGGGGATTGCTGCCATCGAATGTGTCGCCGAGAGCTTCATGCCGTTGGGCGACGGCGTTGACGAAGGAATTTCGATCTGCCTCCATGGACCCTATGCGATGTCGCAGATCATCCTTTTCGCGCAGAGCTTCAGGAAGGCCGGCGATCGCGTCGAGAAGCTCCCGGACAGCGCCGACACTGCATTCTTTGTCGGTGAACCATGTGCTTGCAAGAGCGATCGCCCAGTTTCTCTGCCACTCTTCGGAGGCGGTGATCGCCTTGTCGAGTGTCGACTTCCGTTGAACTGTAGCTGTTTCAACTTCACAGAGGCGCTTGTCCGCCTCCAGTCGTTTTGTCTGCGTCGCAATATGATCCGCAAGGATGGTGTCGGCGGCCTGCATCATGGCTGCCACATCCAGTCCATCGACAACGATCCCAACACTAATCAGCGTTGTTGCGAGCGTATCCCGCTCCGTCGCGAGTGCGGCCCCGACATCTTCAACATCACTTAAGGCACGGTGCAGATCATCCCACGCAGTTAACGTCGAAGAGCGGGTCTCAGCCCATTGGCCGATCCTCGCCAGCCAAGACCCGACGGATGCATGGTCGTCCAGATCAATTTCGGGTGGCGTTGCCATCCTGATCTCGCTGCGCAGTGTCTGCAGTTCTTCATTGGTCTCCCGCAGCAATTGGTGTTGGCGGTCAACCCTCGCCCTTGTCACCAACAACCCGGCTGTCACGGAACGCAGTTCCTCGAGTTCCCTGGCGTTGTTAAGACGTGCGACCGCGGCTGCATCGGTCGCTCGCATTCGGGTCTCGAAACGATCGGCCGTTTCCCGATCGAGAACCGACAGATGCTGCGCCCAGGCTTCTTCCCGTTCGACAAGGGCGGCCCTCGTCTCATCATCATCCATGATGTCGATCGCTTCGCGTAGTGCTGCGATGCGTGCAGCATCTTCCTCCTGCTTCGTCGAGAGCTCTCGTTCACGCTCGACGATCTGCGAGCGGCGCTTCTCTATGTCGCTGGAAGCCCCCTTCCAGAACTCAAGACGATCGGCAGCGGGTGGCGACATGCGCCGAAGTTTGTCACCGTCACCGGACCATGGATGCAGCCCGTCGACCGCATCTTCAAAATGCTGGCGTTTGGCGGTAACAGCCCGTTCGGCAAGGTGCAGTTCAGAAACTAGATTACCGTCACGCAGGCGCCGCAGCACCGATTGGAGCTGTGCCACCTTGCCGGCATCAAGCGCAACACTCTGGCTATCGAGTACCTGTCGGTCACGCTGCTCTTTCTCAAGGGCCTGGCGGGCTGACTCATGCTCCTTCTCGGCCGACTGTCGTGCAACATCGACGCCAGACCTGTCGCTGATCAGATCACGGAGCGTTCCAATCGCCGCCGCCGGCATGAGCAGCGAGTTCGGATCATCGACATCCGTCTGGCCCAGCGTGGCGAGGATGACATCAACCTTGCGGTTCGATGCGGACAGTGCATCGTTTCGTTTCGGCAGATCCTCTTGCGCGGTCGCATATCGTGCGGCTGCGTCTGCGAGCTGATTGAGGAGATCTCCCATCTCGAGCAGTCGGTCCTCGACTATGAGTCCTTCGAGTTCCTCCCGGACCTTCTGCTCGCGCTGTCCAATGCTGGCAAGCTGGGTCTGAAGCCGCGTCTCTTCGACTATCAGGTCTGGAAGTTCGGCCGCCCACTCAGCTGGTGGATGCGGCAGGTCCGCATATTCGGAAAGCTGCTCGTCTCCCCGACGGTAGTCAGCGGAAAGGGGGTGCGCACGCAGGACGCGGGCGATCTCGTCATGGCGAGCCTTTGCGGTACCGACCTCCTTCATGACAGAGTTATAGGCCGCCTCGGCCTGCTCGAACGCTGTCTTCAACGTTCTGTAAGCTGAAGCCTGAACGTCGATCTCGTCGCGCTGCAATTTGAGGTCCGCGATCTGTCGTTTGAGAACGGCGATCTTCGTCGAGCTGGCGCGCTTCCGGAAAATGCCGTCGGCCTCAGTGACAGCGGTTTCGAGAATTGAACTGATGCCGGCGAGGCCGGCGCTCGCAGAGAATAGCAATTCCCCCAGATCGCCCTTGCTTTCTAGGATAGCGTTGCCGCCATCCTCCAACGTCTGATCGTCGAGGGAGAACATCATCCGATAGGCGTCGCGAGTTAGACCCGCGAGCGGAGCGCTTAGCAACGCTTCGTTGACCGGCTGACCTTGCTCATTCAGCAGCGAATTGCTCCGCTGCTTAACACGCTTGAACTCATGCAACTGCCCATCAAATTCGAGGCAGGCGCCGATTTCCATTGCCTTGCCCTGATGCAGGAAGCCGTACTTCGTGCGCTCTTCGATCCCAAACAGCAGGTCGAGATAGGCTGATAGCGACGTCGATTTTCCCGCCTCGTTTAGTCCGTAGACGATATGCAGGTCAGGCGTTCCTGCGACATGTTCCCCGAAATTGATCTTATCGGCGGTGAACTTTCCGTAGCGGGTGAGGTCAAGCCGGCGCAGGCGCATCAGTTAATCTCCGACGCTTCCGGCTTCAACCGGGCCAGCATGTCCTCGCTGCCGTCCGTCAGCAGCTGGTCGATCAGGGCTTCGAACGCGGCTTCGTCATCGCCGCTGAACCCACGCGCTTCAGGGGGCAGGTCATCGCGCAGTTCCTTGACCAAATCGCCCACAGCTTCACGAACACCGTGCTGGTGAATGATGTCGCTTCGCATCAGTTCGCCAAGTTCTAGGACCGGGTCGGCGGTTGCAGTTCCAACCTGTGCGCTCACCGGTGCTGTGGTCGCGATCTCGATCTTCTCGATCCAAACCTTACCGAGCCCCTCGGCGCGTTGCTCGATCTCCGCCAGCAGCAGTTCGCGATCGCGACGCAACTGCCATGACAACGGCGTTGCCCCTGCCAATTGAAGGCGGCCGACGAGATGGGCCGAGCGTGCGCCGTCACGAGCGACACCTACTCCTTGCTCAACGAGTTCGGCTGCTTCGCGCCATGATCGGGCGGAAGAGAGATCGACTGAAATCCTTTCGAACTGCGCAATGCTGGTCAGTCGCTCCTCGCTAGAGATGCTTCGATCGTCGTGTACCGTAACGAGGGTGGCCGACTTCTCGCCACCCTCGTTGATATCTCGCCCTTGAGGGATACCAGGCATGATTACCATCCGGTCCCCGGCGTGCTGCGCGCGCGCATGGATATGGCCCAGGGCCCAATAGTCGTACCCCCATCCATGCAAGTCAGCTGCCTTGCATGGCGCATAAAGATCGTGGCCTGGAGCTCCGGCTATACTGGTGTGCATGATGCCGATGTTGACAGTATCTGGGGAGGGCCGTCGATACTTATCGAGGAGGCTTTCAGGAGCCTGAGGTTTGGCAAAACTCAGTCCGTGAACGTGGATTTTCAAGCTGTCTTTCGACAGCTCCACCGCATCGGCGCGACCTTGGAAGACCTTGACTGAGGGCGGAAGGACCAGTTCCTGGGTGATACGGGAGAGAGCATCGTGGTTTCCGCGGATGACAAAGGTGGCGATACCCGCCTCGTGCAGACGCTGCATCTGGCTTGCAAGAAAACGTGCCGTCTTCATCGACGTCTGGTCGCCGTCATACAGATCACCAGCAATCATCAGTGCGTCGACCCGCTCGTCGATGCAGAGGTCGACTATCGACACCAGCGATTGGCGCGTCGCGTCTCCGATCAGGCCGGCAAGATCGCTGTTGCGCATCGCAAGCGAGCGCAATGGCGAATCCAGGTGAATGTCGGCCGTATGGACAAACCGGAATGACATGCCGGCACGCTCCTCTGCCCTGCGAGGAATTTCTACCTATTGTAGGTGAATAGTGCGCTCTGGATACGGTGCGCGGCCGCTCATTCACAAGAAATGACTGAGAGGCTGGAATCTATCGTTCCTAGTGGGCCGCGCGCAGGATGGGCGCGCGAGCGGGAGGGTCTTCGATTGCAGTTGGTGCAACCTCTGCAGATGCTCGTGCTCGCAGATCGAATTTTGTGGCCCATTTCAGCAGACGCGGAGATCGCTAATCTTCTACCTGTCGAGATTGATCGCGCTGGAGCGCTAAGGACCGTTCAAATGCGAGCAAGCGAAGACGGTCTTGGCTGGCTGTTGGAGTACAAAAACGGGCGAATCGCGTGGGTTCTCGACATTGTGGCGGTTCAGCGAGGTGGCTGACATGCGCTGCGTCGTCGGAGATGTCCCGGCAGTTGCGGTAGAGCCAGTCGAACTGGCTACCTTCCAGGAGCGTCGATACTTGGATTGCCTTAGCGCCTTGCAGTCCTTGCGTGAGAAAGTCCTTCGCGTTGAAATGCAACCCCATCAGTTCACCAGCGGGCTTGAGCTGGGTCTTCAATTGAAGATTGCTGCGTATTACAATCAGGGCTTCGTAAAGAAAATTGGATCGTCGCTTCCGAATTTCTGAGCCTGCGTTCGCATTCATATTGAAAGCCATTTTGAGCGGGTAACCCCACATGATTTCAAGTACGAAGATGGTCGAGGAGCCCCCGCCGAGCGATGACTTGCAAGCCTGGCAGGAGATCGCGCATGCGCGGCGTCTAGGCGAGTTTTGCCCCGAAGATCTGGTGAAGGTAGTCCAGCGGATCGGGCCAAATGGCAATCAGCGACTCCTGACGATTCTTGTTGGTCATCTCTCGGAAGTGGTCTTCAAGATGCTGTGCCGCTCTATCCGTAAGTCTGCTTGGCAGAGGGACGACGAACACATCTGGCGGCCGCACCACAAGATCATTGTCGCCATCCTCACGCCGAGTTCAGCGGATGGGAAGGCGCTCTGCCGGACCTTTAAGGCCATCGTTGAGCTGCGCGCTCTCGATGAGATGGTAGAAAGAAAGAAGCAGAAGGCGCGATACATCTCATCGACTTTGCCGGTGAACGACGACAAGCCCAATGCAAGCGATCAACTGGACTCGGCTGATCCAAAGCCGGGCGATTTCCTCGAACAGCAAGCTCACGTCGAGAGCGTGCTCAAGAAAATTTCTGACCCAAGGAAACGCGAAGCGTTTCGTATGCACATGGAGGGAATCTCTATCGGTCCCACAAAGAAGGGCACCCCCTCGATCGCGGAAAGGCTTGGCGTCAGCTCGAAGACCGCGGGAGAGTGGATCGAAGAGGTTCAGACTTTCCTGAAAACAGCGATGGAGAGTCAAAATGACTAACCCCATAATGAGCGCCGATCGCGATCAGGTCCTAATCGCGTTCAATGAAGTGGCTGATGTTCCGTCCGAGAAGCAGGTTCGGGACTGGATGAATCGTTACCCGCAGTTCGCAGAGGACATTCGCGAGCATGCCGAGTTCAAGCGTGAACTGGCTGAAGCGCCGGAGGAGGATTTCGCTGAGCCTGACGATGCAATGCTTGCGACGGCTCGTAGCCGTGCGCTGAACATTCTTCACGACATACAGCAGAAAGCGGCCGCGAATCAAACACAAAGTCCTACCTGGAGCGAGATCCTTTCCTCGTCGGCGATGGATATTCCAGCGCTTGCACGTAAGATCGACATCGACCGTTCGGTGTTGGCGGAATTGAACGCAGGACGCATGAGGTTCCCGATTGGCGAACGACTCCTTTTAGCCTTATGCGATGCGCTCGATCTCTCACGAGGATGCATAGAGATGGCGATCGAACAGTTGTCGTCAGGTCCAAGGAAGCTGGGGCAAGCTAAGGCTCGAGGTCCCATGACAATTAATTCGCGTAGCTACGAGGAGGTCATTAACGCAAGCCAGATGACGCCGGAAAAAAAGCAATATTGGCTCGGTGACTGATCCTATGGACGTTTGGCGTGAGGTTAGGCTCAAGGCCCGTGCCGCACATCTGGCGGCCCTAGAGAAAAACGGTGGCAACTATGTCGCCGCCGAACTCATTAGGGGAGCGCTCGAAGTAGATGACCTGCAACTCGCCCCGTACGAGCCAGGGTCCATTGTCAGCGTGGGTGTTCTCGGTTTTCTCGATCGTGCGAGCAAGATCGTCAACATTGCTAATGGGCAAGGGGCGGCCGAGAAAGCGGTCGTCATTGCTCATGAGATTGGTCACTTTAGGCTTCACAAAGACCCGCGCAATGAAGTAACGGCGGTGGCCCACGGCCTTGGAGGCGACCCGATCGATTCTGGAGCTGGTCGTGTGGAAGGCTATTCTCCACGCGAGCGAAAGGAAGTACAGGCCGACGTCTTCGCAGGCGAGTTTTTGTGTCCGAGCGATTGGCTTCGTAGCGAAATTGTCGATAAGGGTCGCAAGCCTTCCGATATCGCGAGCGAACTTGGCTTACCTAATAGCCTGGTCACGAACCAGACCGTCAGAGCGCTTTTACTACCGCCTTTGCGTCCGTCTCCCGACGCCGAAGAGGGCGTTATTTACGAACTCGACCCAAGTCAGCGAGAAGCGGCACTATGGGACCAAGGACCGTTGCTAGTCGATGCAGGACCAGGGACTGGGAAGACGAGGACGCTCGTGCACCGTGTTCTGCACCTGCTGCTGGTGAAGAAGGTTTCCCCGGCATCCATATTGGCACTGACCTTTTCGAACAAGGCCGCTGAGGAAATGCGCGAGCGCATCGCCGCGGACAATGTCGATGCCAGTATCGAAATGTGGACTGGGACGTTCCATGCGTTCGGGTTGGAGTTGGTTACGAAATATCCTGGTCGTATTAAGCGCACAGGGAACGTGAGGATACTTGACGAAGCCGGACAGTTGGCTCTGCTAGAAGATAATCTTACGCGGCTCCCACTTTATCATTTTCAGAACCTCTATGAGCCCGCCTATGAACTTGTTCACGTTCTGCGCGCCATATCACGGTGCAAGGACGAGCTAATATCTCCAGATTTGTATCACGCGGAAGCAAAGGCTGCCAAAGCTGCGGCGCGATCCGAGGAGGAGAATGAAGCGGCCGACAAAGCGCTGGAGATTGCTGCAATCTACAGAATATACGAGGAGGAGCTTGAAAAGGCGGACGCTGTTGATTTCGGCGATCTCGTACTTCACGCCACCAATCTCCTCAACGACAATCCTGATATTCGTGCCGAGTATCATGCTCGCTTCGACCACATCCTGGTCGATGAATTTCAGGATGTGAATCTCGCTAGCGCGCGGCTATTGAAGGCATTGTGCAAGGCCCAGGCGGATATCTGGGTCGTCGCCGACCAGCGGCAGTCAATCTATCGCTTTCGAGGCGCTGCGCCGAGCAACGTTCAGCAGTTCACAACCGAATTTTCTGGGCAACAGCGCTCTCTGGGCGTGAATTATAGGTCCGGCGCTCCCGTCGTGCGAAGCTTTCAGACATTTGCCAGAACGATGCGATCTGCGCCAGGCGGATCGAGCTGGGTTCCGAACCGAGGGCAAGTTGGCGCTGTTTCGCAAATTCAAGCGCCAACTGTCGTCGAGGAGGCCACTGCCGTCCGCGACCATATCGAGGAAAT
Protein-coding regions in this window:
- a CDS encoding AAA family ATPase; amino-acid sequence: MRLRRLDLTRYGKFTADKINFGEHVAGTPDLHIVYGLNEAGKSTSLSAYLDLLFGIEERTKYGFLHQGKAMEIGACLEFDGQLHEFKRVKQRSNSLLNEQGQPVNEALLSAPLAGLTRDAYRMMFSLDDQTLEDGGNAILESKGDLGELLFSASAGLAGISSILETAVTEADGIFRKRASSTKIAVLKRQIADLKLQRDEIDVQASAYRTLKTAFEQAEAAYNSVMKEVGTAKARHDEIARVLRAHPLSADYRRGDEQLSEYADLPHPPAEWAAELPDLIVEETRLQTQLASIGQREQKVREELEGLIVEDRLLEMGDLLNQLADAAARYATAQEDLPKRNDALSASNRKVDVILATLGQTDVDDPNSLLMPAAAIGTLRDLISDRSGVDVARQSAEKEHESARQALEKEQRDRQVLDSQSVALDAGKVAQLQSVLRRLRDGNLVSELHLAERAVTAKRQHFEDAVDGLHPWSGDGDKLRRMSPPAADRLEFWKGASSDIEKRRSQIVERERELSTKQEEDAARIAALREAIDIMDDDETRAALVEREEAWAQHLSVLDRETADRFETRMRATDAAAVARLNNARELEELRSVTAGLLVTRARVDRQHQLLRETNEELQTLRSEIRMATPPEIDLDDHASVGSWLARIGQWAETRSSTLTAWDDLHRALSDVEDVGAALATERDTLATTLISVGIVVDGLDVAAMMQAADTILADHIATQTKRLEADKRLCEVETATVQRKSTLDKAITASEEWQRNWAIALASTWFTDKECSVGAVRELLDAIAGLPEALREKDDLRHRIGSMEADRNSFVNAVAQRHEALGDTFDGSNPLDAAKALIRRLEEARQVDAKRQERDRVLADLAIERERVDGEIAVHATRKKELTDFFQVETLADVRQALECSRKRDELVEQQSKLERQIVGDMQTSSLEVAMDSLADADLAELQREQAELVTRNEDLDGRAKNLFADKARATDRLTAIGGDDAAARLEANRRTLLLEIEDLAMRYLCLKAGSLVAEYGIRTYRDKHRSAMMDRASEAFRLITRDEYTGLATRPDKDREVLIGLSRKGGSKIATELSKGTQFQLYLALRLAGYEEFAAARPSVPFIADDIMETFDEPRSEEVFRLFGQMAGVGQVIYLTHHRHLCELAVRTVPGVLIHELH
- a CDS encoding metallophosphoesterase family protein, which codes for MSFRFVHTADIHLDSPLRSLAMRNSDLAGLIGDATRQSLVSIVDLCIDERVDALMIAGDLYDGDQTSMKTARFLASQMQRLHEAGIATFVIRGNHDALSRITQELVLPPSVKVFQGRADAVELSKDSLKIHVHGLSFAKPQAPESLLDKYRRPSPDTVNIGIMHTSIAGAPGHDLYAPCKAADLHGWGYDYWALGHIHARAQHAGDRMVIMPGIPQGRDINEGGEKSATLVTVHDDRSISSEERLTSIAQFERISVDLSSARSWREAAELVEQGVGVARDGARSAHLVGRLQLAGATPLSWQLRRDRELLLAEIEQRAEGLGKVWIEKIEIATTAPVSAQVGTATADPVLELGELMRSDIIHQHGVREAVGDLVKELRDDLPPEARGFSGDDEAAFEALIDQLLTDGSEDMLARLKPEASEIN